A stretch of the Streptococcus oralis genome encodes the following:
- a CDS encoding ZmpA/ZmpB/ZmpC family metallo-endopeptidase, with protein sequence MKKTKQQLEKITKYSIRKLTVGVGPVAIGAFLFGASTLLVDKVQANEIGGVHSVHYRYLAEQELTESEKALIHHEVPTEFQDEDIIYVVYRKKETNSQQLPYTGSKELALAGLGLATASLAVLLVSKKHRSKVLGILLISSIGVSNFVPFTAFAFENKELLSYNQTISASTHEGLAKGVIHIEGYEYVGYFKESKSSTNTSSKKGESVVEEPQSEYTGKIETKGTQEPGKEGESLVQESQSEYTGKIEAKGTQEPGKEGESLVQEPQAEYTGKIEAKGTQEPGKEGESLVQEPQSEYTGKIEAKGTQEPGKEGESLVQEPQAEYTGKIEAKGTQEPGKEGESLVQEPQAEYTGKIEAKGTQEPGKEGESVVQEKLPEYKVTEGAVTKETTTEIDYKTEIIEDPTKYTDEETVIQDGEKGSQITKTTYKTIEGVETDQVLNTATTIIKEPVTKKISRGTKPIEGTLVEESLEKIPFKEKVEEDDQLKKGERVTVKEGKDGQKKVIKTYKTIKGLKTEEAPKVVEQVLELDQDRIVKLGTKNFEKPILSLSLIDVKDLKRTSQIRYNLENPSKATIKSITLTLKKGDEIVKTLTISPDNLTASLTDLQYYKDYKLETKMVYDRGEGDEEEVLREEPLRIDLKKVEVKNIKETSLISVDTDGVETDSSFLTSVPTDVKPYYLKIATHDNKVTRLAVDKIEEVTVDGKTLYKVTAKAPDLVQHTNGNELSEEYVHYFAKPKSHEENVYYDFNELVKAMQANRKGTFKLGADLNAANVPTPNKQYVPGVFNGHLTSVDGKQYTIHNIARPLFERIENASVKNINLGNVNINMPWAENIAPVARIVKNAVIENVKVTGHIIAKNDIAGVVNKLDGEGAKVNNVAFIGKIDGVGDKGWNLAGIVGEIWKGHANKTYVEADITATKARVAGLASTVDNSSDPNGIGKYGTVRNSVAKGTIKVKSPVDVGGFISKNWVWGKLENNVSMMKVENGEEFYGSGDIDYDGGYFTNNALERNFVVKDVSAGKHSFKYSRSHRIREISLEEANTKIDAMGITADKFEIKPLIEDTLNNTKSLDETYKDTQDYRIDRELAYRNIEKLQPFYNKEWIVNQANKLGASSNLVTKEVLSVIGLKNGQFVTDLSDIDKILIHYADGTKEELLVVAKDSSKVKQVKEYSIVELGEIVYTPNIVDKDRSDLIQSILEKLSPVELQSDTIYKHLNRLGDGKVNAIKNLYLEESFKFVKENLGKFITKLVHNQDHQLNTDEAAKRALIKKIDDNKAALLLGLSYLNRYYGIKFEDFNIKEIMLFKPDFYGKNVDVLDRIINIGSKENNIKGDRTHDAYREVISGSTGKGNLHEFLKYNMELFTSDRDLNDWFIKSTKDNVYIVEPKTTNPEFAGKKHRAYEGLNNDMHGKMILPLLNLKDAHMILISTYNTMAYSSFEKYGKNTDAERNAFKAEIDKVAKEQQNYLDFWSRLSLDKVRNQLLKSNNMVPTPVRDNQNYKGISTDRYGHTNKGKDVAPVREVFGPTGTYHDTNWNMGAVARVYANPYKDDSVFFMVTDMISDFGVSAFTHETTHVNDRMVYLGGSRHREGTDLEAFAQGMLQTPSVSNPNGEYKALGINMAYERLNDGNQWYNTNPNDLKSRDEIDRYMKGYNDTLMLLDYLEGEAVLNKASQELNNAWFKKVDRQYRGNNTKNQFDKVRPLSDEEKAIPLHTVDDLVTNNFMTNRGPGNRVYNPSDFDSAYVTVPMMTGIYGGNTSEGAPGAMSFKHNTFRIWGYYGYEKGFLGYASNKYKDESRKEGKSTLGDDYIIKKLSDNKFSTLEDWKKAYFNEVVTKAKNGIQSVEIDGTTYNSYEDLKQAFSAAVERDRISLKNGSVKFDNTITLKEKLFKKLLQQTDSFKTSIFK encoded by the coding sequence ATGAAAAAGACAAAACAACAACTAGAAAAAATTACCAAATATTCGATTCGTAAGCTCACTGTTGGGGTAGGTCCTGTAGCTATCGGGGCCTTCCTTTTTGGTGCCAGTACCCTTTTAGTAGATAAGGTGCAAGCCAATGAAATTGGTGGTGTTCATAGTGTGCATTACCGCTATCTGGCGGAGCAGGAATTGACCGAGTCTGAAAAAGCCTTGATTCACCATGAGGTTCCTACAGAATTTCAAGATGAAGATATTATTTATGTAGTTTATCGCAAGAAGGAGACTAACAGTCAACAACTTCCATACACAGGAAGTAAGGAGCTTGCTTTGGCAGGTCTTGGATTGGCAACAGCCTCACTAGCGGTTCTATTAGTTTCCAAGAAACACCGTAGTAAAGTACTTGGTATTCTGTTAATTAGCTCTATCGGAGTCAGCAATTTTGTACCTTTTACTGCATTTGCATTTGAAAATAAAGAGTTACTTTCGTATAACCAAACTATTTCTGCATCTACACATGAAGGTTTGGCTAAAGGTGTTATTCATATTGAAGGATATGAGTATGTTGGTTACTTTAAAGAATCAAAATCTAGTACCAATACAAGCAGTAAAAAAGGTGAGTCGGTAGTTGAAGAGCCACAGTCAGAATATACAGGCAAGATTGAAACTAAAGGCACTCAGGAACCAGGCAAAGAGGGAGAGTCCTTAGTTCAAGAGTCACAGTCAGAATATACAGGCAAGATTGAAGCTAAAGGCACTCAGGAACCAGGCAAAGAGGGAGAATCCTTAGTTCAAGAACCACAGGCGGAATATACAGGCAAGATTGAAGCTAAAGGCACTCAGGAACCAGGCAAAGAGGGAGAGTCCTTAGTTCAAGAGCCACAGTCAGAATATACAGGCAAGATTGAAGCTAAAGGTACTCAGGAGCCAGGCAAAGAGGGAGAATCCTTAGTTCAAGAACCACAGGCGGAATATACAGGCAAGATTGAAGCTAAAGGTACTCAGGAGCCAGGCAAAGAGGGAGAATCCTTAGTTCAAGAACCACAGGCGGAATATACAGGCAAGATTGAAGCTAAAGGTACTCAAGAGCCAGGTAAAGAAGGTGAGTCGGTAGTTCAAGAAAAGTTACCTGAATATAAAGTAACTGAGGGCGCGGTTACGAAAGAAACTACTACGGAGATTGACTATAAGACAGAAATTATCGAAGATCCAACCAAATATACGGATGAAGAAACTGTCATCCAAGATGGAGAAAAGGGTAGTCAAATTACCAAAACGACTTATAAGACTATTGAGGGTGTTGAGACTGACCAAGTTTTAAATACAGCTACAACTATCATCAAAGAACCGGTCACTAAAAAAATAAGTCGTGGTACGAAACCAATTGAAGGAACTCTGGTAGAAGAAAGTCTTGAAAAGATTCCGTTTAAGGAAAAGGTTGAAGAAGATGATCAACTGAAAAAAGGTGAAAGAGTTACTGTCAAAGAAGGAAAAGACGGACAGAAAAAGGTTATAAAGACTTATAAGACAATTAAAGGACTGAAGACTGAAGAAGCACCGAAAGTTGTCGAACAGGTTTTGGAGTTAGATCAAGATCGTATCGTTAAATTAGGAACTAAAAACTTTGAAAAACCAATTTTAAGTTTGTCGCTTATCGATGTTAAAGATTTAAAACGAACATCTCAAATTCGTTACAATTTGGAAAACCCAAGTAAGGCAACTATAAAATCCATTACCCTAACTCTTAAAAAGGGTGATGAAATTGTCAAAACATTGACTATTTCGCCAGACAACTTAACAGCTAGTCTGACAGATTTGCAGTACTACAAGGATTATAAACTCGAAACCAAAATGGTTTATGACCGTGGTGAAGGTGATGAAGAAGAAGTTCTAAGGGAAGAACCACTAAGAATTGACCTCAAAAAAGTTGAAGTCAAAAATATTAAAGAAACAAGCTTAATAAGTGTTGATACTGATGGTGTTGAAACGGATAGTAGCTTCTTAACTTCTGTTCCAACTGATGTAAAACCATACTATCTAAAAATCGCTACACATGATAATAAGGTGACCCGTCTTGCTGTGGATAAAATCGAAGAAGTTACTGTCGATGGAAAAACACTATACAAGGTCACTGCTAAAGCTCCTGATCTAGTTCAGCATACTAATGGTAATGAACTCAGTGAAGAATATGTTCATTATTTTGCCAAGCCAAAATCTCACGAAGAGAATGTCTACTACGATTTCAATGAATTGGTAAAAGCGATGCAAGCTAATCGTAAGGGGACGTTTAAGCTTGGTGCAGATTTGAACGCAGCAAATGTTCCAACTCCAAATAAACAATATGTACCAGGTGTATTTAATGGTCATTTAACAAGTGTTGATGGAAAACAGTATACCATTCATAATATCGCTCGACCATTGTTTGAGCGTATTGAAAATGCTTCTGTGAAGAATATCAATCTTGGCAATGTGAATATTAATATGCCTTGGGCAGAAAATATTGCACCCGTTGCAAGAATTGTTAAAAATGCTGTAATCGAAAATGTCAAAGTTACAGGCCATATTATTGCGAAAAATGATATTGCTGGTGTGGTTAATAAATTAGATGGTGAGGGCGCTAAAGTTAATAATGTTGCTTTCATTGGTAAAATTGATGGTGTTGGGGATAAAGGATGGAATCTTGCTGGTATTGTGGGTGAGATTTGGAAAGGCCATGCGAATAAAACATATGTAGAAGCTGATATTACAGCAACTAAGGCTCGGGTTGCTGGTCTTGCGTCTACTGTTGACAATAGTTCGGACCCTAATGGCATCGGTAAATATGGGACTGTACGAAATTCAGTCGCTAAAGGAACAATTAAAGTTAAATCACCTGTAGATGTTGGAGGTTTCATCAGTAAGAACTGGGTATGGGGCAAACTTGAAAATAATGTTTCAATGATGAAAGTTGAGAACGGTGAAGAATTCTATGGTTCCGGTGATATTGATTACGATGGGGGATACTTCACGAATAATGCTCTTGAAAGAAACTTTGTTGTAAAAGATGTTAGTGCAGGTAAACATTCGTTCAAATATTCTCGTTCACATAGAATTAGAGAAATTAGTCTCGAAGAAGCTAATACCAAGATTGATGCAATGGGAATCACTGCTGATAAGTTTGAAATTAAACCTCTAATTGAGGACACTCTCAACAATACAAAATCATTAGATGAGACCTATAAAGATACTCAAGATTACAGAATTGACCGTGAACTTGCTTATCGCAATATCGAAAAATTACAACCTTTCTATAATAAAGAGTGGATTGTCAATCAGGCCAATAAATTGGGAGCTAGTTCAAACTTGGTTACGAAAGAAGTTCTTTCTGTTATAGGTTTGAAAAATGGACAGTTTGTAACAGATTTATCTGATATTGATAAGATTTTGATTCACTATGCTGACGGAACGAAAGAAGAATTACTTGTTGTTGCTAAAGATAGCTCTAAAGTGAAACAAGTTAAAGAGTATAGTATTGTAGAACTAGGTGAAATAGTTTATACTCCAAATATCGTTGATAAGGATAGAAGTGATTTAATCCAATCAATTCTAGAAAAATTAAGTCCAGTTGAGTTACAGTCTGATACCATTTATAAACATTTAAATAGACTTGGTGACGGAAAAGTAAATGCCATTAAGAATCTTTATCTGGAAGAGAGTTTCAAGTTCGTAAAAGAGAATCTTGGTAAATTTATTACGAAACTTGTTCACAACCAAGATCATCAGCTAAATACTGATGAAGCTGCAAAACGTGCTTTGATTAAGAAAATAGATGATAATAAGGCTGCTCTACTTCTTGGTTTGTCCTATCTCAATCGATACTATGGAATTAAATTTGAAGATTTTAACATCAAAGAGATTATGTTATTCAAACCAGATTTCTATGGTAAAAATGTTGATGTCCTAGATAGGATTATCAATATCGGTTCTAAGGAAAATAATATAAAAGGTGATCGCACTCACGATGCCTACCGTGAAGTAATTTCAGGTTCAACAGGTAAGGGTAATCTTCATGAGTTTTTAAAATACAATATGGAACTCTTTACAAGTGATAGAGATCTGAATGATTGGTTCATAAAATCAACTAAAGATAATGTTTACATCGTTGAACCTAAAACAACGAATCCTGAGTTTGCTGGTAAGAAACATAGAGCATACGAAGGATTAAATAATGATATGCATGGTAAAATGATCTTGCCACTTTTGAACTTAAAAGATGCCCATATGATCTTGATTTCAACATACAATACCATGGCTTATAGTTCTTTTGAGAAATATGGTAAGAATACTGATGCAGAAAGAAATGCCTTTAAGGCTGAAATTGATAAAGTTGCTAAGGAACAACAAAATTATCTGGATTTCTGGTCTCGTTTGTCTTTAGATAAAGTACGTAACCAATTATTAAAGAGTAACAATATGGTCCCAACTCCTGTTCGAGATAACCAGAACTACAAAGGAATCAGTACGGATCGTTATGGTCATACTAACAAAGGTAAAGATGTTGCACCAGTACGTGAAGTATTTGGACCAACTGGTACCTATCATGATACGAACTGGAATATGGGAGCTGTAGCTCGAGTTTATGCTAATCCATATAAAGATGATTCAGTCTTCTTTATGGTAACGGATATGATTAGTGATTTTGGAGTATCTGCCTTCACGCACGAAACAACTCACGTTAATGATCGTATGGTTTATCTAGGCGGTTCAAGACATCGTGAAGGAACAGATCTTGAAGCATTTGCTCAAGGAATGCTACAAACTCCTTCAGTATCGAATCCAAACGGGGAATATAAAGCTTTAGGTATCAATATGGCCTATGAACGTTTGAATGATGGAAATCAGTGGTATAATACGAATCCAAATGATCTTAAGTCTAGAGATGAGATTGATCGTTATATGAAAGGGTACAATGATACGCTCATGCTCCTAGATTACCTGGAAGGAGAAGCTGTCCTCAATAAAGCTAGTCAAGAATTAAATAATGCTTGGTTCAAGAAGGTAGATAGACAATACAGGGGGAATAACACTAAGAATCAATTTGATAAGGTTCGACCTTTAAGCGATGAAGAGAAAGCTATTCCTTTACATACAGTAGATGACTTGGTAACCAATAATTTCATGACGAACCGTGGTCCGGGTAATAGAGTTTATAATCCTTCCGATTTTGATTCTGCTTATGTTACTGTTCCTATGATGACTGGTATCTATGGTGGAAATACAAGCGAGGGCGCTCCTGGAGCGATGTCCTTTAAGCACAACACCTTTAGAATTTGGGGTTACTATGGTTATGAAAAAGGTTTCCTAGGGTATGCATCAAATAAATATAAGGATGAATCTAGAAAAGAAGGTAAATCCACTCTAGGTGATGATTATATTATTAAGAAACTGTCTGATAATAAATTTAGTACTTTGGAAGATTGGAAGAAAGCATATTTCAATGAAGTTGTAACAAAAGCGAAAAATGGAATTCAGTCAGTTGAAATCGACGGCACAACCTATAATTCTTACGAAGATTTAAAACAAGCGTTTTCTGCTGCTGTTGAAAGAGATAGAATCAGTTTGAAGAACGGCTCTGTTAAGTTTGATAATACAATTACACTAAAAGAAAAACTATTCAAGAAACTTTTACAACAGACGGATAGCTTTAAAACTTCTATCTTTAAGTAA
- a CDS encoding DUF1542 domain-containing protein, which yields MKKEIINKNLKKQDKEKVMRFSIRKYSFGAASVAVATLLMFLGNGAVSADQLKISEESANKVELMQDDEKISTDQSNAKDSQPELDKSLLANYILEVETNITSGVYSTKTEESLANLSTELASAKASLNSALNQEELNRAYQKLVTAVNSKLRNKVVEKKEISEDTTNRQDTVTQKTENVEKETENSEKNTEPSQDDKTESTVLRKSSSVDSNTGFRAAVNEDPKVDFTFSIPSEKKIYIYNEENFTLEIPVYSESGKIRYATIKKGSRQKFNNVPDTENDLDIEYGFTATVINRAENPTLTTPATKKNPAKIVIKGRPNDVLKNNSGYTKREDQNLNIGTRYLQVVDDKGRENLKKGQDMSDPAYFYLVLKSQSKKYALRAQPADELITVSSLTNPTAEDREKIKNGIQIEYSTANEDARLVNKRGTLVENPDEIIQSIDVVGNNIVVTFTDGSTRTRPVGEVLRENIPPTVQVPYSNEQNRTIYVYSSEETDLTFTAKDESKIKDMKLRGAGDSTEGNLDAYGYTVGKITESALTSGEGSVSDDKKSASIKMTGITNAKPGQKWTSIIVANDYNNGESAPYNGRIEETTNVAERQKTAGYVEFVVKNQTSKYDIQAPESKVSVVDPNNITTEEFEKIKEKVKIEYSQTNDDANLISKSGKIVENQEARIDTIAKDSNGNLVVTYKDGSIDTRSLSEFITLNKQSAIDAINDAAESKIVEINSNLLATAEEKAEAIAKVNADKEKALTAIGDVNITTKEALDFAKGEGLLAISKDNPITIKKDAAKAAIDDALKTKEAAIDSRTDLTDEEKAVAKADAKAKADEAKKNIDAATTNATVESAKTSGIIDIESVNPQAGQKKNEAKTSIEQALKAKEAAIDSRTDLTDEEKAVAKADAKAKADEAKKNIDAATTNAEVDQDKTAGTTEVNGVNPTAQSKPAAKQAIDDALKAKETEIDSRTDLTDEEKAVAKTDAKAKADEAKKNIDVATTNAEVDQAKSTGTTEVTSINPQAVAKPAAKQAIDDALKDKEAAIDSRTDLTDEEKAAAKADAKAKADEAKKNIDAATTDAEVDQAKSTGITEVNSVNPTAQSKPAAKQAIDDALKAKETEIDSRTDLTDEEKAVAKADAKAKADTAKQAIDTATTTAEVDQAKSTGTTEVNGVNPTAQSKPAAKQAIDDALKAKETEIDSRTDLTDEEKAAAKADAKAKADEAKKNIDTSTTDEAVSQAKTAGTTEVNSVNPTAQSKPAAKQAIDDALKAKEAAIDSRTDLTDEEKAVAKADAKAKADEAKKNIDAATTNAEVDQDKSAGTTEVNGVNPAAQSKPAAKQAIDDALKAKEATIDSRTDLTDEEKAVAKADAKAKADEAKKNIDNATTDEAVSQAKTAGTTEVNSVNPTAQRKPEAKKAVEDTLKTKKLPNTGTAESLSTMVAAATSAILGLALLSHRRKEDDEV from the coding sequence ATGAAAAAAGAGATTATTAATAAAAACCTTAAAAAACAGGATAAAGAAAAGGTTATGCGCTTTTCAATTCGAAAATATAGTTTTGGTGCTGCAAGTGTGGCAGTTGCAACACTATTAATGTTTTTAGGAAATGGTGCTGTTTCTGCTGATCAATTGAAAATTTCTGAAGAGTCAGCTAATAAGGTTGAACTAATGCAAGATGATGAAAAGATCAGTACTGATCAGAGTAACGCGAAGGATAGTCAACCTGAATTAGATAAAAGTTTACTTGCAAACTATATTTTAGAAGTTGAAACAAACATTACTAGTGGTGTATATTCAACAAAAACAGAAGAAAGCTTAGCTAATTTATCAACTGAATTAGCTTCAGCAAAAGCTAGTTTAAACAGTGCACTAAACCAAGAAGAATTGAATAGAGCCTACCAAAAATTAGTGACTGCAGTGAACTCTAAGCTGAGAAATAAAGTAGTTGAAAAAAAAGAAATTTCAGAAGATACCACGAATAGACAAGATACTGTGACTCAAAAAACAGAGAACGTGGAAAAAGAAACTGAAAATTCGGAGAAAAATACAGAGCCTAGTCAGGATGACAAAACGGAGTCAACTGTTCTTCGTAAGAGTAGCTCAGTGGATAGTAATACTGGATTCCGAGCAGCTGTAAATGAAGATCCTAAAGTAGATTTTACCTTTTCGATTCCATCAGAGAAGAAAATTTACATCTATAATGAAGAGAACTTCACATTAGAAATCCCAGTATACTCTGAAAGTGGAAAAATCCGCTATGCAACAATAAAAAAGGGTTCTAGACAGAAGTTTAATAATGTTCCAGATACGGAAAATGATCTTGATATTGAATATGGATTTACTGCTACCGTAATAAACCGAGCAGAAAACCCAACTTTAACAACACCTGCTACAAAGAAAAATCCAGCTAAAATTGTCATTAAAGGGCGTCCCAATGATGTGTTGAAAAATAATAGCGGTTATACCAAACGAGAAGATCAAAACTTGAATATTGGAACTCGTTATTTACAGGTAGTTGATGATAAAGGTAGAGAAAATCTGAAAAAAGGGCAAGACATGTCTGATCCCGCTTATTTCTATCTTGTATTGAAATCTCAGTCAAAGAAGTACGCTTTGCGAGCTCAGCCTGCAGATGAATTGATAACAGTAAGTAGCCTAACAAATCCAACTGCTGAAGATAGAGAGAAAATCAAGAATGGTATTCAGATAGAATATTCAACAGCTAATGAAGATGCGAGATTAGTGAATAAACGTGGAACTTTAGTAGAGAATCCTGATGAAATCATTCAATCAATTGATGTTGTAGGAAATAACATTGTGGTAACCTTTACTGATGGATCTACAAGAACAAGACCTGTAGGGGAGGTTTTGAGGGAGAATATACCCCCAACTGTACAAGTACCATATTCTAACGAGCAAAATAGGACTATCTATGTATACTCTAGTGAAGAAACTGATTTAACCTTTACTGCTAAAGATGAATCTAAAATTAAAGATATGAAACTTCGAGGTGCTGGTGATTCCACCGAAGGTAATCTAGATGCCTATGGTTATACAGTTGGGAAAATCACTGAAAGTGCCCTAACGAGTGGAGAAGGCTCTGTTTCAGATGATAAGAAAAGCGCTAGTATTAAAATGACTGGGATTACTAATGCAAAACCTGGTCAAAAATGGACAAGTATCATTGTAGCGAATGATTATAATAACGGAGAGAGTGCACCATACAACGGTAGGATTGAGGAAACTACAAATGTAGCAGAGCGTCAAAAAACAGCAGGATATGTGGAGTTTGTGGTTAAAAATCAAACTTCAAAATATGACATACAGGCTCCTGAAAGTAAGGTAAGTGTAGTAGATCCTAATAACATTACAACTGAAGAATTTGAAAAAATAAAAGAAAAAGTAAAAATTGAATACTCTCAAACTAACGATGATGCAAATCTGATTAGTAAGAGTGGAAAAATAGTTGAAAATCAAGAAGCGCGAATCGATACTATTGCCAAAGATTCAAATGGGAATCTAGTTGTAACTTATAAAGATGGTTCAATTGATACAAGATCTTTATCAGAATTCATAACTTTAAACAAACAGTCTGCCATCGATGCTATTAATGACGCTGCAGAAAGCAAGATTGTAGAAATTAATTCAAATCTACTTGCAACTGCTGAAGAGAAGGCAGAAGCAATTGCAAAGGTGAACGCTGATAAAGAAAAAGCTTTAACAGCAATTGGTGATGTGAATATTACAACAAAAGAGGCATTAGATTTTGCAAAAGGAGAAGGGCTTTTAGCAATCAGTAAGGACAATCCTATAACAATAAAGAAAGATGCCGCAAAAGCAGCTATCGATGACGCCCTGAAAACTAAGGAAGCAGCTATTGATTCACGCACCGATTTGACGGACGAGGAGAAAGCTGTTGCGAAAGCAGATGCCAAGGCGAAAGCTGATGAGGCTAAGAAGAACATTGACGCTGCGACCACAAATGCTACAGTAGAGAGTGCTAAAACAAGTGGAATTATTGATATAGAAAGTGTAAATCCTCAAGCAGGTCAGAAAAAAAATGAAGCCAAAACTTCTATTGAGCAGGCCCTTAAAGCTAAGGAAGCAGCCATTGATTCACGTACTGATTTGACGGATGAAGAGAAAGCTGTTGCGAAAGCAGATGCCAAAGCGAAAGCAGATGAAGCTAAGAAGAACATTGACGCTGCGACCACAAATGCAGAAGTCGACCAGGATAAAACTGCTGGAACTACTGAAGTTAACGGAGTCAACCCAACTGCGCAAAGTAAGCCAGCAGCCAAGCAAGCAATCGATGATGCCCTGAAAGCCAAGGAAACAGAAATTGATTCACGCACCGATTTGACGGACGAGGAGAAAGCTGTTGCGAAGACAGATGCCAAGGCGAAAGCAGATGAGGCTAAGAAGAATATTGACGTTGCGACCACAAATGCAGAAGTTGATCAAGCTAAGTCAACTGGAACAACTGAAGTAACTTCAATTAATCCGCAAGCAGTAGCGAAGCCAGCAGCTAAGCAAGCGATTGATGACGCCCTTAAAGATAAGGAAGCAGCCATTGATTCACGTACCGATTTGACGGATGAAGAGAAAGCTGCAGCGAAGGCTGATGCCAAGGCTAAGGCCGATGAGGCTAAGAAGAACATCGACGCTGCGACCACAGATGCAGAAGTTGATCAAGCTAAGTCAACTGGAATAACTGAGGTCAACTCAGTCAACCCAACTGCGCAAAGCAAGCCTGCAGCCAAGCAAGCGATCGATGATGCGCTGAAAGCTAAGGAAACAGAAATTGATTCACGTACTGATTTGACGGATGAGGAGAAAGCTGTTGCGAAGGCAGATGCCAAGGCGAAAGCAGATACAGCGAAACAAGCAATTGATACAGCGACAACAACTGCAGAAGTCGACCAGGCTAAGTCAACTGGGACAACTGAAGTTAACGGAGTCAACCCAACTGCGCAAAGTAAGCCAGCAGCCAAGCAAGCGATCGATGATGCGCTGAAAGCTAAGGAAACAGAAATTGATTCACGTACCGATTTGACGGATGAAGAGAAAGCTGCAGCGAAAGCAGATGCCAAAGCTAAGGCCGATGAAGCTAAGAAGAACATCGACACTTCGACGACAGATGAAGCAGTATCGCAAGCCAAGACTGCTGGAACAACTGAGGTCAACTCAGTAAACCCAACCGCGCAAAGTAAGCCAGCAGCCAAGCAAGCGATTGATGATGCTCTGAAAGCCAAGGAAGCAGCCATTGATTCACGTACTGATTTGACGGATGAAGAGAAAGCTGTTGCGAAAGCAGATGCCAAAGCGAAAGCAGATGAAGCTAAGAAGAACATTGACGCTGCGACCACAAATGCAGAAGTCGACCAGGATAAAAGTGCTGGAACTACTGAAGTTAACGGAGTCAACCCAGCTGCGCAAAGCAAGCCTGCAGCCAAGCAAGCGATTGATGATGCGCTGAAAGCCAAGGAAGCAACCATTGATTCACGTACTGATTTGACGGATGAAGAGAAAGCTGTTGCGAAAGCAGATGCCAAGGCGAAAGCTGATGAAGCTAAGAAGAACATCGATAATGCAACAACAGATGAAGCAGTATCGCAAGCCAAAACTGCTGGAACAACTGAGGTCAACTCAGTAAACCCAACCGCTCAAAGAAAACCGGAAGCCAAGAAAGCAGTAGAAGATACCCTGAAGACTAAAAAACTTCCGAATACAGGAACAGCAGAATCGCTAAGTACAATGGTAGCAGCAGCAACTAGCGCTATTCTGGGGTTAGCTCTTCTAAGTCATCGTCGAAAAGAAGATGATGAAGTCTAA